Proteins encoded in a region of the Mucispirillum schaedleri ASF457 genome:
- a CDS encoding polymorphic toxin type 44 domain-containing protein, which translates to MELKYSSLQEKCNVFLFLNSTSDIVNDISILQSKCPNVHFTIAVKAGYTYSFKVDKKSSSQTNIMLYSVKDGKYHPELLKDTFKAEKNSNEESRYEKNILLFSAEENNKLSGRLSNNANIFHITCETEEKIISKVKLYNLISDKYTGNIQIDMQGKEYEVSSDKSSGEFTVDVRLSILDEALNEEDINDKPYYMYVNKTGEIFESKISNGRASFYYNPEETNSNQKVLFSFNKADFASKKAANSKSLDFMLINKTDRKNKKAERTFNINLMDVFHNVIDKIELVNIDELSAKDDFFICEHHFNVHTSSEYIDKIQWGYFTIPLNQLNILYDKDKILNCKEIEYINTGDCFHFTPSSIFNEEKRKQLHQNQEVIIVIASYNKSLIFLKGLKGYNFYIIFPDKKPIFNKLYLSEKYTSYYGRSLYVINVENEAEYLYNKDPELCLKGNPKDDNIRKLYTFGIKIEADNYDNNFNHFSYGIAGLKWLKITIRTDLKSNYKKEDDNNREIWELSLKEACKEIIDKYKNNPLEIDFASFSTDKIEVTGNVSIIAASNSEVKKACDLKEYRYQGSIVYNKDKNIYYYVLNNSEQECAVILCPFVERAVLEQGKYIQLGFDAVDVANYMAGEIENNLKSSVAQDIIRFSNPFYDMIPLYGTAQPYFLFYEAVKTDSFWDHKWQLSALFPSMGLSRRYHHVYIDKEIPYDVWSNIHFGVIGKYCRFSENTLLYGADVAQKWSNRSFTQGDTQCDKVAIKIGFSLYDNYIQGRSINAGIVLSHIVDNNFFKYSFYKWECIDE; encoded by the coding sequence ATGGAGCTTAAATATTCATCTTTGCAGGAAAAATGTAATGTGTTTCTGTTTTTAAACAGCACATCAGATATAGTTAATGATATATCTATATTACAGTCTAAATGCCCAAATGTTCACTTTACAATAGCAGTAAAGGCAGGTTATACATATTCTTTTAAAGTAGATAAGAAGTCATCATCACAGACAAACATAATGTTATACAGTGTGAAAGATGGTAAATATCATCCAGAACTTTTAAAAGATACCTTTAAGGCAGAAAAAAATTCTAATGAAGAAAGCCGTTATGAAAAGAATATATTATTATTCAGTGCAGAAGAAAATAATAAATTATCAGGCAGATTAAGTAATAATGCAAATATATTTCATATAACTTGTGAAACAGAAGAAAAAATAATAAGTAAAGTAAAACTCTATAACCTAATATCAGATAAATATACAGGCAATATACAAATAGATATGCAGGGTAAAGAATATGAAGTATCATCAGATAAATCAAGCGGAGAATTTACAGTAGATGTTAGATTAAGCATATTAGATGAAGCATTGAATGAAGAAGATATAAATGATAAACCATACTATATGTATGTAAATAAAACAGGAGAAATATTTGAAAGCAAAATAAGCAATGGCAGAGCATCCTTTTATTATAACCCAGAAGAAACAAACAGTAACCAGAAAGTATTGTTTTCTTTTAATAAGGCAGATTTTGCAAGTAAAAAGGCAGCTAACAGCAAAAGTTTAGATTTTATGCTGATAAATAAGACAGACAGGAAAAATAAAAAAGCAGAAAGAACTTTTAATATAAATTTAATGGATGTGTTTCATAATGTTATAGATAAAATAGAACTTGTTAATATAGATGAGTTATCTGCAAAAGATGATTTTTTTATCTGTGAACATCATTTTAATGTTCATACATCTTCAGAGTATATAGATAAAATCCAATGGGGATATTTTACTATACCACTCAATCAATTAAATATACTGTATGATAAAGATAAAATATTAAATTGTAAAGAAATAGAATATATCAATACAGGAGATTGTTTTCATTTTACACCAAGCAGTATATTTAATGAAGAAAAAAGAAAACAGCTGCATCAAAATCAAGAGGTAATAATAGTAATTGCATCATATAATAAATCATTAATATTTCTTAAAGGTTTGAAAGGATATAATTTTTATATAATCTTTCCTGATAAAAAACCGATATTTAATAAGCTTTACTTATCAGAAAAATATACATCCTATTATGGCAGGTCATTGTATGTTATCAATGTTGAAAATGAAGCAGAATATTTATACAATAAAGACCCAGAATTATGCTTGAAAGGTAATCCAAAAGATGATAATATTAGAAAACTATATACTTTTGGTATAAAAATAGAAGCTGACAATTATGATAATAATTTTAATCATTTTTCATATGGTATAGCAGGTTTGAAATGGTTAAAAATTACTATACGAACAGATTTAAAATCAAATTACAAGAAAGAAGATGATAATAATAGAGAAATATGGGAATTATCTTTAAAAGAAGCCTGTAAAGAAATAATAGATAAATATAAAAATAATCCGTTAGAAATAGATTTTGCATCCTTTAGCACAGATAAAATAGAAGTTACTGGTAATGTTAGTATTATAGCAGCATCTAATAGTGAAGTAAAAAAAGCATGCGATTTAAAAGAATATAGGTATCAAGGAAGTATCGTATATAATAAAGATAAAAATATTTATTATTATGTGCTAAATAATAGCGAGCAGGAATGTGCAGTTATCTTATGTCCATTTGTAGAAAGGGCAGTATTAGAACAAGGTAAATATATTCAGCTTGGTTTTGATGCAGTTGATGTAGCAAATTATATGGCAGGGGAAATTGAAAATAATTTAAAAAGCAGTGTTGCTCAAGATATTATAAGGTTCTCAAATCCATTTTATGATATGATACCGTTATATGGAACAGCTCAACCATATTTTTTATTTTATGAAGCAGTAAAAACAGATAGTTTTTGGGACCATAAGTGGCAGTTATCAGCCTTGTTTCCAAGTATGGGCTTATCAAGGCGTTATCATCATGTATATATAGATAAAGAAATCCCATATGATGTATGGTCAAATATACATTTTGGTGTAATAGGTAAATATTGTAGATTTAGTGAAAACACATTATTATATGGAGCAGATGTGGCTCAGAAATGGTCTAATAGATCTTTCACACAAGGTGATACTCAATGTGATAAAGTTGCTATCAAAATAGGTTTTTCTCTATATGATAACTATATACAAGGCCGCTCAATAAATGCTGGTATTGTGTTATCACATATAGTTGATAATAATTTTTTTAAATATTCTTTTTACAAATGGGAGTGTATAGATGAATAA
- a CDS encoding cytochrome c biogenesis protein ResB: protein MKNFYSLYIKPAVKILGSIKFAFILIISLIILSIIGSIISDASIDKIKYNFIVSLFFDTSSNEFRDFVSTLGLLNIYTSPLFITLLSLFTINLLICTFKLFPFAKKGFPFIDESALKNEAAFKDDISAVTDFFYKEGWHVSRSHENNNLVKAEHHKPGRYGVIITHFGIIFIMIGAFIGHYMGFSGSMLVFENQILNEVEKQNGEKIQLNFAVKLNDFNIEFYEGSKTAKAFTSNISLIENDNEVKNVDINVNHPLKYKDVVFYQASYGQSPHNDMVMNVLISKDNKSETVGLKYGKAYDFNDYKIVVRDFYSDIAYNSQTGEYYNKSYNLSNPALYLAVYDKDGRGLMGGWLLLYSKEPTYVEPLNMAFQFKELKDVVYSGFSVKYNPGISIVYFGGILLCFGVVFIYLLNYTAIIFTVSNGILKYKVFTHRKFPLVNPADKFYKYFNIS from the coding sequence ATGAAAAATTTTTACAGTTTATATATAAAGCCAGCTGTTAAAATATTAGGCTCAATTAAATTTGCATTTATCTTAATTATATCTCTTATTATTTTATCTATAATTGGCAGTATTATTTCAGATGCTTCTATTGATAAAATTAAGTATAATTTTATAGTTTCTTTGTTTTTTGATACATCTTCAAATGAATTTAGAGATTTTGTATCTACACTTGGACTTTTAAATATTTATACAAGCCCATTATTTATTACATTACTTTCTCTTTTTACAATTAATCTGCTTATATGCACATTTAAACTTTTTCCTTTTGCAAAAAAAGGGTTTCCTTTTATAGATGAAAGTGCATTAAAAAATGAAGCAGCTTTTAAAGATGATATATCAGCGGTAACAGACTTTTTTTATAAAGAAGGCTGGCATGTCAGTAGAAGCCATGAAAATAATAATTTAGTAAAAGCAGAACATCACAAACCGGGCAGATATGGTGTAATAATCACTCATTTTGGTATAATATTTATTATGATAGGTGCATTTATAGGGCATTATATGGGTTTTTCTGGCTCTATGCTTGTTTTTGAAAACCAAATATTAAATGAAGTGGAAAAACAGAATGGTGAAAAAATACAGTTAAATTTTGCTGTTAAATTAAATGATTTTAATATTGAATTTTATGAAGGCTCAAAAACTGCAAAAGCATTTACAAGTAATATCAGCCTTATAGAAAATGATAACGAAGTAAAAAATGTAGATATTAATGTAAATCACCCATTAAAATATAAAGATGTAGTTTTTTATCAGGCGAGTTATGGTCAGTCACCACATAATGATATGGTTATGAATGTATTAATATCAAAAGATAATAAATCAGAAACAGTGGGTTTAAAATATGGCAAGGCTTATGATTTTAATGATTATAAAATAGTAGTAAGGGACTTTTATTCTGATATTGCCTACAACAGCCAGACAGGAGAATATTATAATAAATCATATAATCTTTCAAATCCTGCTTTATATTTAGCTGTATATGATAAAGACGGCAGGGGGCTTATGGGTGGCTGGCTGCTGCTTTATTCTAAAGAGCCTACTTATGTAGAGCCACTTAATATGGCTTTTCAGTTTAAAGAATTAAAAGATGTAGTATACAGTGGTTTTTCTGTAAAATATAATCCGGGCATTTCCATTGTATATTTTGGCGGTATACTGTTATGCTTTGGTGTAGTTTTTATTTATCTTTTAAACTATACAGCCATTATTTTTACAGTTTCTAATGGAATATTAAAGTATAAAGTTTTTACTCACAGAAAATTCCCGCTTGTAAACCCTGCTGATAAATTTTATAAATATTTTAATATAAGTTAA
- a CDS encoding M23 family metallopeptidase has translation MGNGYKTDNNVYTFSYCHLKEFDHKLIGTKKEVKAGDLIGYTGSSGNAKGSDSPHLHIEIRSIGAEGLGGLDKKINPACFFDFKYPSNEIAPCNKWSDHKSIDDFFSDKNPYKEYIKTNFTEQYDYVAKKYKKK, from the coding sequence ATGGGAAATGGCTATAAAACAGATAATAATGTATATACATTTTCTTATTGTCACTTAAAAGAATTTGACCATAAATTAATAGGAACTAAAAAAGAAGTTAAAGCTGGCGATTTAATCGGCTATACAGGTTCTAGTGGAAATGCAAAAGGTTCAGATTCACCACATTTACATATAGAAATAAGAAGTATAGGTGCAGAAGGATTAGGTGGATTAGATAAAAAAATCAATCCTGCCTGTTTTTTTGATTTTAAATATCCATCTAATGAAATTGCCCCATGTAATAAATGGAGTGACCATAAGAGTATAGATGATTTTTTTTCAGATAAAAATCCATATAAAGAATATATTAAAACAAATTTTACAGAGCAATATGATTATGTTGCAAAAAAATATAAGAAAAAATAA
- a CDS encoding IS3 family transposase yields MARKYSYEFKKYLVTILENGIMSVSELSRCCKIHKGVICNIYNRYKHSGESRLHHIFTRNEYSRAFKLNVLTYKASNNLSYEQTAIHFNIPSSSVIYDWHNFCCNYNGDNMSYKSPNNRHLHFVKDINNQAEVCEEYKSMKARIAELEKELYYSLDILLSVSNMKRSPYYYNVKKPAALDKYAEVKASILEIYEKSNKTYGYPRITKVLEKLGYTYDKKTVAKLMKELNISSLIRVKKRYKQGRVSHICSNKLNRAFTSERPCLKWVTDVAEIKINNEKVYLSAIMDLYNREITAYSVSKYNNEEMVIDNLKQAIDKTKDTTGLMIHSDQGILYQANQFRKLLKENNIEQSMSRRGNCYDNAVMESFFATLKCELVYINKFKNIEQFKYELEKYIDFYNNYRIKANGLTPLQEKEIYLVA; encoded by the coding sequence ATGGCAAGAAAATATAGCTATGAGTTTAAGAAATATCTAGTAACAATATTAGAAAATGGAATAATGAGTGTCAGTGAATTATCAAGATGCTGTAAAATCCATAAAGGAGTAATATGTAATATCTATAACAGATATAAGCATTCAGGCGAATCAAGGTTACATCATATCTTTACCCGCAATGAATATAGTAGAGCTTTTAAATTAAATGTGTTAACTTATAAGGCATCAAATAATTTAAGTTATGAGCAGACAGCAATACATTTTAATATACCATCATCATCAGTAATATATGATTGGCATAATTTCTGCTGTAATTATAATGGAGATAATATGTCATATAAGAGCCCGAATAATAGACATCTTCACTTTGTAAAAGATATTAATAATCAAGCAGAAGTGTGTGAAGAATACAAATCAATGAAAGCAAGAATAGCAGAGCTTGAAAAAGAGCTGTATTACAGTTTGGATATCCTGTTGTCTGTGAGTAATATGAAAAGAAGCCCTTACTATTATAATGTTAAAAAGCCTGCTGCATTAGATAAATATGCAGAAGTCAAGGCATCTATATTAGAAATATATGAAAAATCTAACAAGACTTATGGTTATCCAAGAATAACAAAGGTATTAGAGAAACTGGGTTATACTTATGATAAGAAGACAGTAGCAAAATTAATGAAGGAATTAAATATTTCATCACTAATCAGGGTTAAGAAAAGGTATAAACAAGGCAGAGTAAGTCATATATGCAGCAATAAATTAAACAGAGCCTTTACAAGTGAGAGACCATGTTTAAAATGGGTAACAGATGTGGCAGAGATAAAAATTAATAATGAAAAGGTGTATTTATCAGCAATAATGGATTTGTATAACAGAGAAATAACAGCATACAGTGTAAGCAAATATAATAATGAAGAAATGGTAATAGATAATTTAAAACAGGCAATAGATAAAACAAAAGATACAACAGGGTTAATGATACATTCAGACCAGGGTATATTATATCAGGCTAATCAATTTAGAAAGTTATTAAAGGAAAATAATATAGAGCAGAGTATGTCAAGGCGTGGCAACTGCTATGATAATGCTGTTATGGAAAGTTTCTTTGCTACTTTAAAATGTGAATTGGTTTATATTAACAAATTCAAAAATATAGAACAGTTTAAATATGAACTTGAAAAATATATTGATTTCTATAATAATTACAGAATAAAAGCTAATGGACTTACACCTTTACAGGAAAAAGAAATTTATTTAGTGGCTTAG
- a CDS encoding cytochrome c3 family protein: MKQSIIFLTLLFSLIFSVAYAQTAKVEHPLPINGKDCAVCHAPGSTEETPADSAAYQEWESSMHGLNSVKCVTCHGEESTFKADSDINICLSCHPQETTVINKKVESADYGLVCSACHKVHNFTVTEEATPVHTK; the protein is encoded by the coding sequence ATGAAACAATCTATCATATTTCTAACACTTTTATTCTCACTTATTTTTTCTGTGGCTTATGCTCAGACAGCAAAAGTAGAACACCCATTGCCTATAAATGGTAAAGACTGTGCAGTATGCCATGCACCGGGCAGCACAGAAGAAACACCTGCAGACTCTGCAGCTTATCAGGAATGGGAAAGCTCAATGCATGGACTTAACAGTGTAAAATGTGTTACATGCCATGGGGAAGAATCTACATTTAAAGCAGATTCTGATATTAATATATGTTTATCCTGCCACCCACAGGAAACAACAGTTATTAATAAAAAAGTAGAAAGTGCAGATTATGGGCTTGTATGCTCTGCATGTCATAAAGTTCACAATTTTACTGTAACAGAAGAAGCAACACCTGTTCATACTAAATAA
- a CDS encoding ammonia-forming cytochrome c nitrite reductase subunit c552 yields the protein MKKILKYSVMAFITALLFVFAAACQNNNSTSASAQAPASSADNAVVKAGYDRGALAASKADFTLAAGKVKENAGKTDKETCFSCHTGVSELHNRGLHKDLDCSNCHFDITTEHTEAPSPANRPKVNMNWEACGQCHDNQMHSFLDVGKHRPARFEKSNFNGRSPNPAWDKLMAPYGFTKEHAATRSHSLMLIDQFVVDRAFGGQFQPKDGWNYIFESGPVWDVLYDAKEKDPDFKDLPQTARAVNPVCMNCKTMDHMLDWAYLGEPNPKAKWSRLSNPVEMAKNMNHALNCFFCHDPHSAEPRIVRDALIEAISSDAPYAKNNLYQQDANKVKAEIRVIDTRSMMDDTEPKMIRKIAILPKDDPRRQSLQCAQCHVEYNCGAGTDLGTGAKVGMNDPRTNHFPLKNALALYDHYFVNLKFADFKNKFSGAMLWKGQHPEYETYYNSVHDKAGISCVQCHMETVEKGGKLDYTSHFVQSPRYILNATCLTSDCHGTGADKHANWQGKDAEYVKVSTNWTAEDAKYSIDSIKTYTTGKMRKAEFWLAQLIDTIALAERLGVDKATLDAARTQHSKAHILWEYWTAENSDGFHNPELARESLTQSINESMKGYDMLDAAMKK from the coding sequence ATGAAAAAAATACTGAAATATTCAGTTATGGCTTTTATCACTGCTTTATTATTTGTTTTTGCAGCAGCATGTCAAAATAATAACAGCACATCTGCTTCAGCACAAGCACCTGCTTCATCAGCAGATAATGCAGTTGTTAAAGCAGGCTATGATAGAGGTGCATTAGCAGCATCAAAAGCTGATTTTACTCTTGCAGCAGGCAAAGTAAAAGAAAATGCTGGAAAAACAGATAAAGAAACTTGTTTTTCATGCCACACTGGTGTAAGTGAACTTCATAATAGAGGTTTACATAAAGATTTAGACTGTTCTAACTGCCACTTTGACATTACGACAGAGCATACAGAAGCACCTTCGCCAGCAAACAGACCAAAAGTTAATATGAATTGGGAAGCATGCGGACAGTGTCATGATAACCAAATGCATTCATTTTTAGATGTTGGCAAACACAGACCAGCTCGTTTTGAAAAATCTAACTTTAATGGCCGTTCACCAAATCCAGCATGGGATAAACTTATGGCTCCTTATGGTTTTACAAAAGAGCATGCTGCAACTCGTTCACACTCATTAATGCTTATTGACCAGTTTGTTGTAGATAGAGCATTTGGCGGTCAGTTTCAGCCAAAAGACGGATGGAATTATATATTTGAATCAGGTCCAGTATGGGATGTATTATATGATGCAAAAGAAAAAGACCCTGATTTTAAAGACCTTCCACAAACTGCAAGAGCAGTTAATCCAGTATGTATGAACTGTAAAACTATGGACCACATGCTTGACTGGGCATACCTTGGTGAACCAAATCCAAAAGCTAAATGGTCTAGACTTTCTAATCCAGTTGAAATGGCGAAAAATATGAACCATGCTCTTAACTGTTTCTTCTGTCACGACCCACACTCTGCTGAGCCAAGAATTGTTCGTGATGCTTTAATTGAGGCAATTTCAAGCGACGCTCCTTATGCTAAAAATAACCTGTATCAACAAGATGCGAATAAAGTTAAAGCAGAAATCCGTGTTATTGATACAAGAAGTATGATGGATGATACTGAGCCAAAAATGATTAGAAAAATTGCTATTCTTCCAAAAGATGACCCAAGAAGACAGTCATTACAATGCGCTCAATGCCATGTGGAATATAACTGTGGAGCTGGAACAGATTTAGGAACTGGTGCAAAAGTTGGTATGAATGACCCAAGAACTAACCATTTTCCACTTAAAAATGCACTTGCATTATATGACCACTACTTTGTAAATTTAAAATTTGCTGATTTTAAAAACAAATTCTCTGGTGCAATGCTTTGGAAAGGTCAGCACCCAGAATATGAAACATACTACAATTCTGTCCATGATAAAGCTGGTATATCATGTGTTCAATGTCACATGGAAACAGTTGAAAAAGGCGGTAAATTAGATTATACATCTCACTTTGTTCAATCTCCAAGATATATACTTAATGCTACATGCTTAACTTCTGACTGCCATGGAACAGGTGCAGATAAACATGCTAACTGGCAGGGTAAAGATGCTGAATATGTAAAAGTATCTACTAACTGGACAGCAGAAGATGCAAAATACTCTATTGACTCTATTAAAACTTATACTACTGGTAAAATGAGAAAAGCTGAATTCTGGCTTGCTCAATTAATAGACACAATAGCATTAGCAGAACGCTTAGGTGTTGATAAAGCTACATTAGATGCAGCAAGAACTCAGCATTCAAAAGCTCATATCCTTTGGGAATACTGGACAGCAGAAAACTCTGATGGTTTCCATAATCCAGAACTTGCTAGAGAATCATTAACTCAATCAATTAATGAATCTATGAAAGGTTATGATATGCTTGATGCTGCTATGAAAAAATAG
- the ccsB gene encoding c-type cytochrome biogenesis protein CcsB, with protein MENTASILTVMTDKMVGIAGILYILAMVLYTFYLIFKNKNTGIAATAAGVIGTFIHIVSFFMRWAEFYEFAGGGILRAVPITNLYESLMFFALLLAVFYVILEFKTKNKSLGAFAFALCGATVLFINAIGASSNLNPLVPALQSNWLLAHVSLSFTAYVCFAVSAIAALLYLIKVSKMRKSYYYIIWTLVLGLSSASIIFLILIKVFGTNSFINILYVLFMIIFSVLFFIYGLSIKNLFKNIDFDLDMLERIIYKFITAGFAIFTIGGLVFGAVWAETSWGRYWSWDPKETWAFVTWVIYGIYLHGRYSLRWSKEMAASIALIGFLVTIFTYLGVNLLFSGLHSYGSL; from the coding sequence ATGGAAAATACAGCATCAATTCTTACTGTAATGACTGATAAGATGGTTGGCATAGCAGGTATATTGTATATTTTAGCTATGGTATTATATACATTTTATTTGATTTTTAAAAATAAAAATACTGGTATTGCAGCAACAGCTGCTGGTGTAATAGGCACATTTATTCACATAGTTTCGTTTTTTATGAGATGGGCAGAGTTTTATGAATTTGCAGGTGGTGGTATATTAAGAGCTGTTCCTATTACAAATCTTTATGAATCGCTTATGTTTTTTGCTCTTTTACTTGCAGTTTTTTATGTTATATTAGAATTTAAAACAAAAAATAAATCTCTTGGTGCTTTTGCTTTTGCCTTATGTGGTGCAACAGTGCTTTTTATAAATGCAATAGGAGCATCTTCTAATTTAAACCCACTTGTTCCAGCTTTGCAGAGTAACTGGCTTTTAGCCCATGTATCATTAAGTTTTACAGCTTATGTATGTTTTGCAGTCTCTGCTATTGCTGCTTTGCTTTATTTAATAAAAGTATCAAAGATGAGAAAAAGTTACTATTATATTATATGGACATTAGTTTTAGGTTTATCTTCTGCATCTATAATATTTTTAATTTTAATAAAAGTTTTTGGAACAAACAGTTTTATAAATATATTATATGTGCTTTTTATGATAATTTTTAGTGTCCTGTTTTTTATTTATGGTCTTTCTATTAAAAATTTATTTAAAAATATAGATTTTGATTTAGATATGCTTGAAAGGATAATATATAAATTTATAACAGCAGGCTTTGCAATATTTACAATAGGCGGTTTAGTTTTTGGAGCTGTATGGGCTGAAACTTCATGGGGCAGATACTGGAGCTGGGACCCAAAAGAAACATGGGCATTTGTTACATGGGTAATATATGGTATATATTTACATGGAAGATATTCTCTCAGGTGGTCAAAAGAAATGGCAGCATCAATCGCATTAATTGGCTTCTTAGTAACTATTTTTACATATTTAGGGGTTAATTTATTATTTTCAGGTCTGCATAGTTATGGAAGCCTTTAA